Sequence from the Thermoproteales archaeon genome:
CAAAACTAGGAACTACCAAGTTTAATCCAGTGCTTGGATTACTGTAGTATTGTAGAATTATAGGAGAGGATAGAGCGCCGAAAAAGAAGTAAACGATTATAAAAACTATGCTTAGTAGCAAGTATTTTAACACCCAAGAATATAACGGCGTTGATTTAAAAATTTTAAAACAGCTTCCTTTAAACTAGGAGAGAAAATGGCGCTTCATAAAATAAATTTACTATAGTATAAGATAAGACAGCGTCGTTAAAAGCTACAATAATAGCTGGTATTATCAGATCTTCAAACGTGAGCGTCGAAAAAGTATTCTACTATATTTGATACGTGAATAACGTATATTGTGGACCACAACAAAAGCATAAGCTTCTTTTTCTCTAAATATAATCCTGGCAGAATTAAACTAGTGAAAAATGCCGCAATAAATCCTGCAACCGTAGTGTAGCTGAGCTGCGAGAGAATGTCAACTGGCTTTTTAAAGATGAGATTTAATATCATGCTTGTAAGCGAGTATAAGAATCCTATTATTAGATAGTAACCGACTTGTTTAAAGAAAGACTTGAAGGTCATAGAAGCTCAACACTTTAAAAATATAAAAATTTGACGCAATATTTGCTAAACTTTTATTTTATTGTTTTCAATCATTATAACGTTAGCTGATGGAGGTAAGGCTATAAGAATGGCGTTAGTTTCTGAGTAAAGGTTTCTAGAGTATGCGGGTATTTCAAACTCTTCAATAACGCTGTCTTCTTCCAGTATTTTAACTTTAAAGCTTTTGACATAATTACCTGAAGGCTTAAATGCTGAGATTCTTAAAGCCAATACTTTCAAATCTGTGCTTTCATAAATCTTGCTTGTTTCGATGATAAAGGATTTTGTTCCCTTGTTCTCCCATTTTAAATCGTCTAATCTTCCGGATAGCAGTATTGCAGATGGGAGCTTTCCACTGTTAAGCCATGGATGCTTATCAGCCCAGCAACTTGGTATTGATACTGCTTCATCAGCTATTCTTATTACGCCCTCGCCTGAAATAATAACTATAACTAGTGGAGTGTAGCAGTACATTCCCACATGCTCCAAATATAGAAGTTCTGAGATTTTCCCTTTTGAGGTTGAAACCTCCAATGTTAAAGTTTCTGGGCATTTATAATTTTGAGGAGCCCATATCCAGTAGCGGACTAATACTACGTTCACGTAATCTTCAGCAATCGGCACTACTTCTAGAAGATAGCTTTTTGTTCCGGAATAGCATACACTCCAGGGGAAATCGCGGTAAGATTTAGATAACGAGATTATTTTCACTTTTCTCTCGTTCTCTCCGATTTTCATGTATAAAACCAGAAGAATCAAAGCTGATGCAAAGAGAAAAAGTAGTAAAGCTTCTTTAAGATATTGCATATCCTAAGTAATCACTATCTTTCATTTAAATGTTACCAAAGTCAAAATTAAGGTTTAATTTTGAAATTGTAAATCCATGGAAGCTGCTCAGGAGCATTACCTGACTCTAGCATTTGAGCCCATTTTTCATCCGTCAGCCTGTCTGTTTGAGGCCAGTAAAACTCGTAGTAGCTCATCGTTAAACCGGTTGAAGCATATAATTTTCCATCCGGCGTTTTATAGACTACTATTATATTATCAAAGTATCCCGTGCCAACTTCAAGCACCGTGTTCGAGTTAGGTTCTGTAAATACATCAGCGATTACCCTGGGATCTTTTGTTCTGGGCTCAGCTACAGATAACAAGCTTTCAAGCCTGTATCCATAGCTTTTCATAAACGCGGTATCTTCACCACTTAGCTTTTCGCTTTTAAGCTCCTTAACTGAGATATCTACCAACTTATCTAATAACTCAGCGAACGCAGACAATTTTTCGCTTACTTGCTTATCCAATAAACCGAGCGATTCAAGCCCTTTCTTCGTAGCATACACTAGATTTCTCAATCTTGAATAGAGTAGAGGGTTGGGCTCTACGTAGCCTGGATGAGGCTGCTTGGGAGGTATGGCTGTTTTCCCAGCGTAAGGTTGTTTAGCATAGAGTATAGTGTCATGCCTAAGCTGAGCCCAGCTGGCTAAGGCGGTGTTCAGGCTTTTGTCAAGCCAAGCTTCTGTAGTCATAAAAGAGGGATATCCGCTGCTCGGCTCGTAAAGTAGGGCTTTTATGGAATAAAGCCAGCCCATGTAAAGCGTTTCTGTCCAATTTTCCGGTTTAAGCTGGGAAATTTCATCTCTTACCTCAACAAGCTTATCGTAAAATTTTGAATATTTTTTGAAGTCTTCCTCCAATAATTCCATCGCTCTCTTAGACCCTAGCGCGGCCATAATATCTAAACCCCTGACCTTAAGCCTCGTGGGCAGGTTTGGATAGCAGAGCTGCTGGTGTATGTAGCCGTCCAGTATGAAGCGTTGACCCATAAATCTCAAGCCTACAAGCCTAGGCTTCTCGTAGGGGAATATTGGAGAAGATACTATCTTGCTTTCATCAAGCTTAACGATCTTATCCATAAACTCTTTTAGTCGAGTTTCGTCGTTTACATTGGCCGGAGCAAAGCTGGGGTATATCTCTTTCATAACTCGAATATAATCGTAGAACGATAAATCGTCTGATTTGCCGACTATGAACGCTGTAGGTAGATATATCTTCTCCCATAAAACTAAAGCTTTTTCACCGTCTACGTCCACGCTAACCATTAGATAAGTGAGCTGTAGGGCTTGCGCCGTCTGCACCTTAGCAAGTTCTGGATCGATGTGGTCCTGGGCTTCAAATCTCATTCTTCCAAGCCACATCATGCATTTGAAGTATCTCTTCAGTTCCTCGCTTTTAGTATAGTGGCCCCTAGGCCTATACTGCGTGTAATCTTCTTTATACGAGAATATTGGACTTACGTATTCAGGATCTGAAGCTTTCCCTACAAGGCTAAGCTCTTTGCTTACGAGTTCCCTTACATATGTTGGAGGCTCAAAACTGGGATTTAACAGCTTTAGCGCAGTTGATAAATACGCTACGTTTAAAAGCGCGGATTTTTTAGCTAATGTATTGTCGGGCATTTTGCCGTAAACGCTGTCTGCTTCTTTAACCAATCCTGTTAGTAGTTTTTCCAGTATTGGAATAAAATGTTCTTCCTCTAGTTGCATTAAAATAGTAT
This genomic interval carries:
- a CDS encoding DUF3160 domain-containing protein produces the protein MIKMNRKIVCYLTLVLIAILIFSFALLYPYLTKEEDTDELHPPPFEIPKVYGFSVFTYEADEINVEKPVAPQYSFPLNLEEVENIDRFFLNDEAREKLSNNGFVVLSGKHTDIAEFYKNAEEASIPIFITTDSVLFVYHAFFDTILMQLEEEHFIPILEKLLTGLVKEADSVYGKMPDNTLAKKSALLNVAYLSTALKLLNPSFEPPTYVRELVSKELSLVGKASDPEYVSPIFSYKEDYTQYRPRGHYTKSEELKRYFKCMMWLGRMRFEAQDHIDPELAKVQTAQALQLTYLMVSVDVDGEKALVLWEKIYLPTAFIVGKSDDLSFYDYIRVMKEIYPSFAPANVNDETRLKEFMDKIVKLDESKIVSSPIFPYEKPRLVGLRFMGQRFILDGYIHQQLCYPNLPTRLKVRGLDIMAALGSKRAMELLEEDFKKYSKFYDKLVEVRDEISQLKPENWTETLYMGWLYSIKALLYEPSSGYPSFMTTEAWLDKSLNTALASWAQLRHDTILYAKQPYAGKTAIPPKQPHPGYVEPNPLLYSRLRNLVYATKKGLESLGLLDKQVSEKLSAFAELLDKLVDISVKELKSEKLSGEDTAFMKSYGYRLESLLSVAEPRTKDPRVIADVFTEPNSNTVLEVGTGYFDNIIVVYKTPDGKLYASTGLTMSYYEFYWPQTDRLTDEKWAQMLESGNAPEQLPWIYNFKIKP